A single window of Actinoallomurus bryophytorum DNA harbors:
- a CDS encoding 2-dehydropantoate 2-reductase, giving the protein MRVAVVGAGAIGAYVGAALHRAGVDVHLVARGAHLEAIRRDGVRVLSPRGDFTARPPATDDPREIGPVDHVFLGLKANAYAGCGPMLDPLTKDDTAVIAAQNGIPWWYFHKLAGPHEGYRIETVDPGGAVTATIPPERAIGCVVYAATEITAPGVIRHLEGTRFSIGEPGGAISPRCVAFSEAMVAGGLKCPVEADLREDIWIKLMGNIAFNPISALSRATMIEICRHRDSRELVITMMRETLDVAERLGCRPEISIERRLAGAERAGHHKTSMLQDLEKGKPLELDVILTAVVELADLTGTPVPTLRAINAVAGLINQKIIGATVPA; this is encoded by the coding sequence GTCGCGCGCGGTGCCCATCTGGAGGCCATCCGGCGGGACGGCGTACGCGTGCTCAGCCCGCGCGGGGATTTCACCGCCCGTCCCCCGGCCACCGACGACCCCCGTGAGATCGGGCCGGTCGACCATGTCTTCCTCGGGCTCAAGGCCAATGCCTATGCGGGCTGCGGCCCGATGCTCGATCCACTCACGAAGGACGACACCGCGGTCATCGCGGCGCAGAACGGCATCCCCTGGTGGTACTTCCACAAGCTGGCGGGCCCGCACGAGGGGTACCGCATCGAGACCGTCGATCCCGGCGGCGCCGTGACGGCCACGATCCCGCCCGAGCGCGCGATCGGCTGCGTCGTCTACGCCGCCACCGAGATCACCGCCCCGGGGGTGATCCGGCACCTGGAGGGCACCCGCTTCTCCATCGGCGAGCCGGGCGGTGCCATCTCCCCGCGTTGTGTCGCCTTCAGTGAGGCGATGGTGGCCGGCGGGCTCAAGTGCCCGGTCGAGGCGGATCTGCGGGAGGACATCTGGATCAAGCTCATGGGCAACATCGCGTTCAACCCGATCAGCGCGCTGAGCCGGGCGACGATGATCGAGATCTGCCGGCACCGCGACAGCCGCGAGCTGGTCATCACGATGATGCGCGAGACGCTCGACGTCGCCGAGCGTCTCGGCTGCCGCCCGGAGATCTCCATCGAGCGGCGCCTGGCCGGCGCCGAGCGTGCCGGCCACCACAAGACCTCCATGCTCCAGGACCTGGAGAAGGGCAAGCCCCTCGAGCTGGACGTGATCCTGACCGCGGTGGTCGAGCTCGCGGACCTCACCGGCACGCCCGTCCCCACCCTGCGAGCCATCAACGCCGTCGCCGGCCTGATCAACCAGAAGATCATCGGCGCCACCGTCCCCGCGTGA